The following are encoded in a window of Pseudomonas sp. JQ170C genomic DNA:
- a CDS encoding aminopeptidase P family protein has protein sequence MFSKNTYIQRRQALRERLTNGLVLLPGNLDSPINFAHNVYPFRQDSSFAYFFGVSRPGLNAVIDLDDGSESVFADEVSLDDSIWVGNGVSLAQHCAAAGCNTLQPSAHLQAVVVKALKQGRNVHYLPPYRAETTVLLARLLGLSPDKVAEYASPRLIAAVVGLREIKDAGEIEQIDRALVVANEMHLAAMRATRPGVLERDVVAAMREVLGHHGLQEAYQPVFTRRGEILHNLEYGNRLQAGDLVVNDAGASSVLGYASDVTRTLPVSGRFLPHQRELYGLLVRVQEDAIATMRPGVAFAEVHRLAALRMVEGMTELGFFKGDAAQVVESGAYALCFPHGLGHQLGLDVHDMEALGEDCVGYDKEVSRSSLFGLCNLRMGKRLQAGMVLTVEPGIYFIPGLIEQWQAEKRHSGLICFEQFKAYCGFGGMRVEDVVTVGASSAKVLGPQTPKQADDIEAAMS, from the coding sequence ATGTTTTCAAAAAACACCTACATACAGCGTCGGCAAGCGTTGCGCGAGCGATTGACGAATGGCCTCGTGTTGCTCCCAGGCAACCTCGATTCGCCAATCAACTTCGCTCATAACGTCTATCCCTTTCGCCAGGACAGCAGCTTTGCCTACTTTTTCGGCGTCAGCAGGCCAGGGCTCAATGCGGTCATCGACCTTGATGACGGAAGCGAAAGCGTTTTTGCTGATGAAGTCAGTCTTGACGACAGCATCTGGGTGGGCAATGGAGTCTCCCTGGCCCAGCACTGTGCGGCGGCTGGTTGTAACACGCTGCAACCGTCGGCCCACTTGCAGGCGGTTGTCGTCAAGGCACTCAAACAAGGGCGCAACGTTCATTACCTGCCGCCTTATCGTGCTGAAACCACTGTATTGCTGGCTCGGTTGCTTGGGCTTTCGCCGGACAAGGTTGCCGAGTACGCATCCCCAAGGTTGATCGCTGCGGTGGTTGGGCTGCGTGAAATCAAGGACGCCGGTGAAATCGAGCAGATTGATCGTGCCCTGGTGGTGGCCAATGAAATGCATCTGGCCGCAATGAGAGCGACCCGCCCAGGGGTTTTGGAACGTGATGTCGTTGCGGCAATGCGTGAAGTGCTGGGACATCACGGCTTGCAGGAAGCCTATCAACCCGTGTTCACCCGCCGTGGCGAGATTCTGCATAACCTTGAGTACGGCAACCGCCTGCAGGCGGGCGACCTGGTGGTGAACGATGCGGGGGCATCCAGCGTGCTGGGTTATGCCAGCGATGTAACCCGCACGCTGCCGGTGAGTGGGCGGTTCCTCCCGCACCAGCGCGAGCTGTATGGACTGCTGGTGCGGGTCCAGGAAGATGCCATCGCGACGATGCGCCCGGGGGTTGCATTTGCAGAGGTGCACCGGTTGGCAGCGCTGCGCATGGTCGAGGGCATGACCGAGCTGGGGTTCTTCAAGGGTGATGCTGCGCAGGTGGTGGAGTCGGGCGCTTACGCCCTGTGCTTCCCCCATGGCCTGGGGCATCAACTGGGATTGGATGTCCATGACATGGAAGCCTTGGGCGAAGACTGCGTGGGCTACGACAAGGAGGTTTCGCGCAGCAGTCTCTTCGGCCTGTGCAACCTGCGTATGGGCAAGCGCTTGCAGGCGGGCATGGTGCTGACGGTGGAACCCGGGATCTACTTCATCCCGGGCTTGATTGAGCAGTGGCAGGCAGAAAAGCGTCATTCAGGACTGATCTGTTTTGAACAGTTCAAGGCCTATTGCGGTTTTGGTGGCATGCGCGTCGAGGACGTGGTCACGGTCGGTGCAAGCTCGGCCAAGGTGCTGGGGCCGCAAACACCCAAACAGGCGGACGATATCGAAGCTGCCATGTCGTAA
- a CDS encoding 4-hydroxyphenylacetate 3-hydroxylase family protein gives MIRTGDQYRESIRDDREVYINGERVKDVPSHPAFKPLVDVRARIYDMQHDAATRNVMSYQDDQGETHSVGLKLPHTQQDWWDKRNATDAVLNDIGGVVTRVGDETVGEMWSLYDGQDVMNEVNPQFASNIVRHIDKVLYADPFHVSANTDPKGDRSKRPQDQDPDMLLHVVKETDAGIIVRGAKYETAAAYANQAFTKPTIANWGNAEMSNYAVGFICDLGSPNLKFICRSGFTGRGSSDDYPLANRFDEVDALVIFDNVLIPWENVLFYQNTKAASFIRSTLHRYSAFAFVQRNLKVADMLIGAALFNARQTGLEHQQAVQEKLAQLACYREGINAHLTASIALAEKSPGGLLMPNQSLLYTGRVLATSQLHNMTHIARELCGGQICVTPDAATFAHPEAGKWLDKYYTINEDWVAEDRRKLLAFARDLMNSDYAGHRLTFQLFAQSPPFAHLAAVYRNFDWDGPLDFVRKSAGLSDRVMGSKPVAPKPQAAPARPAVVS, from the coding sequence ATGATCAGAACAGGTGACCAATATCGCGAGTCGATCCGAGACGATCGCGAGGTCTATATCAACGGCGAACGTGTCAAGGACGTACCTTCTCACCCGGCATTCAAGCCGCTGGTGGACGTCCGGGCACGGATCTATGACATGCAGCACGATGCGGCGACCCGCAATGTCATGAGCTATCAGGACGACCAGGGGGAAACCCACTCGGTTGGCCTGAAGTTGCCTCATACCCAACAAGACTGGTGGGACAAGCGCAACGCCACCGATGCTGTGCTCAACGATATCGGTGGCGTGGTTACCCGCGTTGGAGACGAAACCGTCGGTGAGATGTGGTCGCTGTATGACGGCCAGGATGTGATGAACGAGGTCAACCCACAGTTCGCCTCGAACATCGTCCGGCACATCGACAAAGTGCTCTACGCTGACCCCTTCCACGTTTCAGCGAACACCGACCCGAAAGGCGACCGCTCCAAGCGCCCGCAGGATCAGGACCCGGACATGCTCTTGCATGTGGTCAAGGAAACCGATGCCGGCATTATCGTTCGCGGTGCGAAGTATGAAACGGCTGCGGCCTATGCCAACCAGGCGTTCACCAAGCCGACGATTGCCAACTGGGGCAATGCCGAGATGTCGAACTATGCGGTCGGCTTCATCTGCGACCTCGGCTCGCCGAACCTGAAGTTCATCTGCCGTAGCGGCTTCACTGGGCGTGGCAGCAGCGACGACTATCCGCTGGCCAACCGCTTCGATGAAGTGGATGCCCTGGTGATCTTCGACAACGTGCTGATCCCGTGGGAAAACGTGCTGTTCTACCAGAACACCAAGGCCGCTTCCTTCATTCGCTCGACCCTTCACCGCTACAGTGCGTTCGCGTTCGTTCAGCGCAACCTGAAAGTGGCGGACATGCTGATCGGCGCCGCACTGTTCAACGCTCGCCAGACCGGTCTGGAACACCAGCAAGCCGTTCAGGAAAAACTGGCGCAGTTGGCCTGTTACCGCGAGGGGATCAACGCTCACCTCACCGCATCCATCGCCCTGGCTGAAAAGAGCCCGGGTGGCCTGCTGATGCCTAACCAGTCGCTGTTGTACACCGGTCGTGTGTTGGCAACATCGCAGTTGCACAACATGACTCATATCGCCCGTGAACTGTGCGGCGGACAGATCTGCGTCACCCCGGATGCTGCAACCTTCGCTCACCCGGAAGCCGGCAAGTGGCTGGACAAGTACTACACCATCAACGAGGACTGGGTGGCGGAGGATCGGCGCAAATTGCTGGCATTTGCCCGTGATCTGATGAACTCCGACTACGCCGGCCACCGACTGACCTTCCAGCTGTTCGCTCAATCGCCACCTTTCGCTCACCTGGCGGCGGTGTACCGCAACTTCGACTGGGATGGTCCGCTGGACTTTGTGCGCAAATCGGCCGGTTTGTCCGATCGTGTCATGGGTAGCAAGCCGGTTGCACCAAAGCCGCAGGCTGCACCGGCACGTCCGGCCGTGGTGTCGTGA
- a CDS encoding HIT family protein — MDIPSRFIIHESRYWVLNHRINSALPGYLMLSAKQMTNSLAALPTEAQAELGVLQARVQKAIEDHLQPKRLYIGRYGHDAGYSIHFHFIPVYAWVEALFWADERYRLLQNFGSIDSARPQTDGAELTLFVWREFCERPVPPLVQGPSVDHVIATLRNAFDFQQPGLQ, encoded by the coding sequence ATGGACATACCCTCTCGCTTCATCATCCATGAATCCAGGTATTGGGTTCTCAATCACCGCATAAACAGTGCATTGCCGGGCTACTTAATGCTCAGTGCCAAGCAGATGACCAACTCCCTGGCCGCGCTACCGACCGAAGCGCAAGCGGAGTTGGGTGTGTTGCAGGCGCGAGTCCAGAAAGCCATCGAAGATCACCTACAACCCAAACGCTTGTACATCGGCCGCTATGGGCATGATGCCGGTTACTCCATTCACTTCCATTTCATTCCGGTGTATGCCTGGGTAGAAGCCTTGTTCTGGGCAGACGAAAGGTACCGGCTGCTGCAAAACTTCGGCTCGATCGACAGTGCACGGCCGCAAACAGATGGCGCGGAACTGACGCTGTTTGTGTGGCGGGAGTTTTGTGAGCGCCCTGTACCGCCCCTGGTACAAGGCCCCTCCGTTGATCACGTTATTGCGACCCTGCGTAACGCTTTCGATTTTCAGCAGCCTGGGCTTCAGTGA
- a CDS encoding RidA family protein, which translates to MIHKRLRPFNTRETYPEQKLDNDLSQGVVAKGTMVFLRGQVSQDLETRECLHIGDPIAQTEKTMQNIKMLLEEAGSHLDHICRIVVYVTDIRYREAVYQTMGKWLKGVHPCSTGLVVDAFARPEWLVEIEVTAVIPA; encoded by the coding sequence ATGATTCACAAACGCCTGCGTCCGTTCAACACCCGCGAAACCTACCCGGAGCAGAAGCTCGACAACGACCTTTCCCAAGGTGTCGTTGCCAAAGGCACCATGGTCTTCCTGCGTGGCCAGGTCTCCCAGGACCTGGAAACCCGTGAATGTCTGCACATCGGTGACCCGATCGCCCAGACCGAGAAGACCATGCAGAACATCAAGATGCTGCTGGAGGAAGCGGGCAGTCATCTCGACCACATCTGCCGGATCGTTGTCTACGTCACCGATATCCGCTATCGCGAAGCGGTGTACCAGACGATGGGTAAATGGCTGAAAGGTGTTCACCCTTGCTCCACCGGGCTGGTGGTTGACGCCTTCGCCCGCCCTGAGTGGTTGGTGGAGATAGAAGTCACCGCCGTCATTCCGGCTTGA
- a CDS encoding flavin reductase family protein yields the protein MSMTASKAPITEPTLSTQDFIAAMGRCATGVTVIATDGTAGRFGVTVSAMCSVSAEPPLLLVCVNRNNLANVAIHQNRCFSVNIIGEHQQQVAQVFAGQVKVENGDRFSCASWVNEATGAPVLEDALASFDCVVEQQHELGTHTVFVGRVQRASSTDGSAVAYSQRSFCSLVARPL from the coding sequence ATGAGCATGACTGCGAGCAAGGCCCCTATCACTGAACCGACGCTGTCCACTCAAGACTTCATTGCTGCCATGGGCAGATGCGCCACGGGCGTGACCGTGATTGCCACCGACGGCACGGCTGGCCGTTTCGGCGTGACAGTCAGTGCCATGTGCTCTGTGTCTGCCGAACCTCCATTGCTGCTGGTGTGTGTCAATCGCAACAACCTGGCGAACGTTGCCATCCATCAGAATCGCTGCTTTTCAGTCAACATCATTGGTGAGCATCAACAGCAGGTCGCTCAGGTCTTTGCGGGCCAGGTGAAGGTTGAAAACGGTGATCGCTTCAGTTGCGCAAGCTGGGTCAATGAAGCCACGGGCGCGCCAGTGCTCGAAGACGCCCTGGCAAGCTTCGATTGTGTTGTGGAACAACAGCACGAACTGGGAACGCATACCGTGTTTGTAGGACGTGTACAGCGTGCCTCGAGCACAGACGGCAGCGCCGTTGCGTATTCCCAGCGCAGCTTCTGCTCGCTGGTAGCACGGCCTCTGTAA
- a CDS encoding aspartate/glutamate racemase family protein, with the protein MSKFLTSAEPQDVPVSVRWLNPIGNATFDEPIAQLLRSIKQPSTQVEVISLEMHPSPTHLEYRSYEALIYERSVRIARDCAEHNVDALVLGCFYDPVLDDAREISGQTVVVGPCQASLQVAANLANRYSIIVGRNKWIEQMSARVRACGAGDRLASMRPLGMGVDEFQRDHALTRRRIIEQARRAVEEDGAEAIILGCTIEFGFFEQVQAEIGVPVIDPVVAAFKVAESLAGMKRRFGWAPSRVGSCEPPPEAEIEAFGLFQSPVPIGNRVKA; encoded by the coding sequence ATGAGCAAATTCTTGACCTCCGCCGAGCCGCAGGATGTCCCGGTTTCCGTGCGCTGGCTGAACCCCATCGGTAATGCCACGTTCGATGAACCCATTGCGCAGTTGCTGCGCTCGATCAAACAGCCGTCCACCCAGGTCGAGGTGATCTCCTTGGAGATGCACCCCAGCCCGACACACTTGGAGTATCGCAGTTACGAAGCGTTGATCTATGAGCGCAGCGTGCGTATTGCCAGAGACTGTGCCGAGCACAACGTCGACGCCCTGGTGCTGGGCTGTTTCTACGATCCGGTCCTCGATGACGCTCGCGAGATCTCAGGCCAAACCGTTGTTGTCGGCCCGTGCCAGGCGAGCCTGCAGGTGGCGGCCAATCTGGCTAATCGCTACTCGATCATCGTCGGGCGCAACAAGTGGATCGAGCAGATGAGTGCACGCGTTCGGGCCTGTGGCGCTGGTGACCGGCTGGCTTCGATGCGCCCGCTGGGGATGGGCGTCGATGAGTTCCAGCGTGACCACGCGCTGACTCGTCGGCGCATTATCGAGCAGGCCAGGCGCGCGGTCGAAGAGGACGGTGCCGAAGCCATCATCCTGGGGTGCACCATCGAGTTTGGCTTCTTCGAGCAGGTGCAAGCAGAGATTGGCGTTCCGGTCATCGATCCGGTGGTGGCAGCGTTCAAGGTCGCTGAGTCGCTGGCTGGGATGAAACGCCGATTTGGTTGGGCGCCGAGCCGGGTGGGTAGCTGTGAGCCGCCGCCGGAAGCCGAGATTGAAGCGTTCGGTTTGTTCCAAAGCCCCGTGCCCATCGGCAACCGCGTCAAGGCCTGA
- a CDS encoding MFS transporter — MFAIEAWEMMIIVYTAPLIGKDFQLHSLAIGNLIGAIFVGMLIGSLVWGKLSERLGRKRSIILSMVVYGAISLLSAFAPNYPVFYLLRLLSGVAAVGMLVVTFAHFEELLPVKVRGACTVYLASGWPIGVLLALGATVWLMPLGWRTIIAVSSLGSLWAIAVAYWVPESPYWLASVGRQSEARAVIARLSRGAVQLPKGYELLVEKTLRGTHREIFSAGMGKISLLQIAVNFTFSWGYWGLQTWLPTLLQQRGLSLPQSYGFIAFSALCMIPGYMVASYLTSRLGRKQVVVSFIGAAVLAGYGFANAQTLEMLYLSNFALAFFSMGAWGVWDTWVGELYPTRLRLLGYSWAVFSQRVANILAPSLIGVLVALGTSFNMTTTLINGFMLASVLLALLIPETEGERLH; from the coding sequence GTGTTCGCCATCGAAGCCTGGGAGATGATGATCATCGTCTATACAGCCCCTTTGATTGGCAAGGATTTTCAACTTCACTCACTGGCGATCGGCAACCTGATCGGGGCTATTTTTGTCGGCATGCTTATTGGCTCGCTGGTATGGGGCAAGCTGTCCGAGCGGCTCGGGCGCAAGCGCTCGATTATCTTGAGTATGGTGGTGTATGGCGCCATTTCGCTGCTGAGTGCCTTCGCACCCAATTACCCGGTGTTCTATCTGCTGCGCCTGCTCAGTGGGGTCGCGGCCGTCGGTATGCTGGTGGTGACCTTTGCACATTTTGAAGAGCTGTTGCCCGTGAAAGTGCGCGGTGCCTGTACGGTGTATCTGGCCTCGGGCTGGCCGATTGGAGTGCTGCTGGCACTGGGCGCGACCGTGTGGCTGATGCCGTTGGGCTGGCGCACCATTATTGCCGTCAGTTCGTTGGGCAGCCTTTGGGCCATTGCTGTCGCCTATTGGGTACCGGAGTCGCCCTACTGGCTGGCATCGGTTGGCCGTCAGTCCGAGGCGCGCGCGGTCATCGCCCGGCTGAGTCGGGGGGCGGTCCAGCTACCCAAGGGGTATGAGCTGCTGGTTGAAAAAACATTGCGGGGCACCCATCGCGAAATATTTTCTGCGGGAATGGGCAAAATCAGCCTGCTGCAGATCGCGGTCAACTTCACTTTTTCCTGGGGTTATTGGGGGCTGCAGACGTGGTTGCCGACATTGCTTCAGCAGCGCGGTTTGAGTTTGCCGCAAAGCTATGGGTTCATCGCCTTCTCGGCGTTGTGCATGATCCCTGGCTACATGGTGGCGTCGTACCTCACCAGCCGTCTGGGGCGCAAACAGGTCGTGGTGTCTTTCATCGGCGCGGCGGTACTGGCGGGGTACGGCTTCGCCAACGCGCAAACGCTGGAAATGCTCTATCTCAGTAATTTTGCCCTGGCGTTTTTCAGCATGGGTGCCTGGGGGGTGTGGGACACCTGGGTCGGTGAACTGTATCCCACGCGCTTGCGCCTGCTGGGCTACAGCTGGGCAGTGTTCTCTCAGCGGGTGGCTAACATTCTGGCGCCGAGTCTGATCGGGGTGCTGGTGGCCCTCGGTACCTCATTCAACATGACCACCACTCTGATCAACGGTTTCATGCTGGCGAGTGTATTGCTGGCGCTGTTGATACCCGAGACCGAGGGTGAGCGGTTGCATTGA
- the argE gene encoding acetylornithine deacetylase, which translates to MSQMSSRALLEKLVAFPTVSRDSNLELIHFIRDYLSALGVDSELLHNQEGSKANLLASIGPLERSGIVLSGHTDVVPVDGQAWSVDPFRLTEREGRLYGRGTADMKGFIACVLAAVPTLLAQPLQTPVHLAFSYDEEVGCLGVHSLLSRLASRPVKPRLCLIGEPTELRPVLGHKGKLAMRCQVRGAACHSAYAPYGVNAIEYAAKLIGRLGDIGTRLTQVRDERFDPPYSTVQTGVITGGRALNIVPAECRFDFEIRALPGFDAQTVADELKQFAACELVPRMRSVVADTGVEFEPLSSYPGLVTSADSSAARLIAELSGSSEFSTVAFGTEGGLFDQVGIPTVVCGPGSMDQGHKPDEFVTIEQLQRCDELLARLVVHVASHASEQ; encoded by the coding sequence ATGAGTCAAATGTCCAGCCGCGCACTGCTGGAGAAACTGGTAGCGTTCCCCACGGTCAGCCGAGACTCGAACCTTGAGTTGATTCACTTCATTCGCGACTACCTGAGCGCACTGGGCGTCGACAGTGAGCTGCTGCATAACCAGGAAGGTAGCAAAGCGAATCTGCTCGCGAGTATCGGGCCACTTGAACGCAGCGGCATCGTGCTGTCGGGCCATACCGATGTGGTGCCGGTCGATGGACAGGCATGGTCGGTTGACCCGTTTCGACTCACAGAGCGCGAAGGCCGGCTCTATGGTCGCGGAACGGCCGATATGAAGGGCTTCATTGCCTGTGTATTGGCAGCAGTTCCAACGCTGTTGGCCCAGCCGTTACAAACGCCCGTGCATCTGGCGTTTTCTTATGATGAAGAGGTCGGTTGCCTCGGTGTTCACTCTTTGTTATCGCGATTGGCCAGCCGCCCTGTAAAGCCGCGTCTGTGTCTGATCGGTGAGCCCACGGAGCTTCGGCCAGTGCTTGGCCACAAGGGTAAGCTGGCGATGCGCTGCCAGGTTCGAGGGGCCGCCTGTCATTCGGCTTATGCGCCGTACGGAGTAAACGCGATCGAGTACGCTGCAAAACTGATCGGACGCCTGGGTGATATTGGCACGCGTCTGACCCAGGTACGCGACGAGCGTTTTGACCCGCCTTATTCGACGGTGCAGACCGGCGTCATTACAGGTGGTAGAGCATTGAATATTGTGCCGGCAGAGTGTCGCTTCGATTTCGAGATCCGTGCACTACCCGGTTTTGATGCACAAACGGTGGCCGACGAACTGAAACAGTTTGCAGCGTGCGAACTGGTGCCGAGAATGCGCAGCGTCGTTGCAGACACAGGCGTCGAATTCGAGCCACTGTCCAGCTATCCGGGGCTAGTCACCTCGGCGGACAGTTCAGCGGCGCGATTGATCGCTGAGCTCAGTGGATCCAGTGAGTTTTCAACGGTGGCCTTCGGTACTGAGGGAGGGCTCTTCGATCAGGTGGGCATCCCGACCGTTGTCTGTGGGCCAGGCAGTATGGATCAAGGACACAAGCCGGACGAGTTTGTCACGATCGAGCAGTTGCAGCGTTGCGATGAGCTATTGGCCAGGTTGGTTGTGCATGTGGCTTCACACGCGTCAGAGCAGTGA
- a CDS encoding DUF1028 domain-containing protein: MTFSIAGRCERTGMVGVAVTTSSICVGARCPWASAGVGAVSTQNVTLPSLGPLILARLEAGDSASQALDKVLAEHGHTQYRQVTVIDANGNTANFSGSKTLGTHAVAQGLDCVAAGNLLKARSLPQTMVQTFEENAHLHLAERLLLALESGFYQAGGEEGPVHSASLMVADEHPWPLVDLRVDWNEDDPLRELRQLWQRYEGEMQAYVTRAINPASAPSYGVPGDE; the protein is encoded by the coding sequence ATGACCTTTTCAATAGCGGGGCGGTGCGAGCGAACTGGCATGGTCGGTGTGGCGGTCACGACGTCCTCCATCTGCGTAGGCGCACGTTGCCCATGGGCCAGTGCCGGCGTTGGGGCGGTATCCACCCAGAACGTCACCTTGCCATCCCTGGGCCCCCTGATCCTTGCGCGTCTTGAAGCAGGCGACAGTGCCAGTCAGGCCCTGGACAAGGTGCTCGCCGAGCATGGTCACACCCAGTATCGGCAAGTCACCGTCATTGATGCCAACGGCAATACCGCGAACTTCTCGGGTAGCAAAACCTTGGGCACCCATGCGGTAGCACAAGGGCTGGACTGCGTTGCGGCGGGCAACTTGCTCAAGGCCCGTTCTTTGCCGCAGACCATGGTGCAGACCTTTGAAGAAAATGCACACCTGCACTTGGCAGAACGCTTGCTTCTTGCGTTGGAATCAGGCTTTTACCAAGCCGGTGGCGAGGAGGGCCCGGTGCATTCGGCTTCGTTGATGGTCGCGGACGAACATCCTTGGCCGCTGGTCGATCTACGGGTGGACTGGAATGAAGACGACCCTTTGCGTGAGTTACGCCAGCTTTGGCAACGCTATGAGGGAGAGATGCAAGCCTACGTCACGCGTGCCATCAACCCGGCCTCTGCGCCAAGTTATGGCGTGCCGGGTGACGAGTGA
- a CDS encoding DUF1028 domain-containing protein has protein sequence MAFSIAGRCPDTGQLGIAISASTIAVGARCLWLRADVGAVVTQHASLPALGAQILNLLSASTLPSKAMDDVLEANGWSQYRQIIVIDAKGATAMFSGDQVQGEQGVRRGVQCVVAGNRLVQAGVLSTMIQAFENAPGVLGDRLLAALDAARKAGGEVDAERSAALKIVSAQCAPLIDLRVDWAEDPFAALYRLWQTNNEHESIG, from the coding sequence ATGGCGTTCTCGATTGCCGGGCGTTGTCCGGACACTGGCCAGTTGGGTATCGCAATCAGCGCCTCGACCATTGCAGTCGGTGCCCGCTGCCTGTGGTTACGGGCAGATGTGGGCGCGGTGGTGACTCAGCATGCGAGCCTGCCGGCCCTGGGCGCTCAGATCCTGAATCTGCTTTCAGCCAGCACCCTGCCGTCCAAGGCGATGGATGACGTGCTTGAGGCGAACGGCTGGAGCCAGTACCGACAGATCATCGTCATCGATGCCAAGGGTGCCACGGCCATGTTCAGCGGCGACCAGGTTCAAGGAGAACAGGGTGTACGGCGTGGCGTTCAGTGTGTCGTCGCTGGAAATCGCCTGGTACAGGCGGGTGTACTGTCAACAATGATCCAGGCCTTCGAGAATGCGCCGGGCGTGTTGGGCGATCGCCTGTTGGCGGCCCTGGATGCCGCCAGAAAAGCGGGTGGCGAGGTGGACGCAGAGCGGTCCGCCGCGTTGAAAATCGTCAGTGCTCAGTGCGCGCCCCTGATCGACCTGCGGGTAGATTGGGCCGAAGATCCCTTCGCGGCGCTCTACCGTCTCTGGCAAACCAACAATGAACACGAGTCGATTGGCTAG
- a CDS encoding avidin/streptavidin family protein produces the protein MSAVGTWVNEYGSIMTLVIEDNRLRGVYQSSTGSVGTYEVFGVQAIEAATSLQGQPLALAISWHAFDEALADPSWHWSSGLCGQISYQDGQEVMVLAHALVASSDLPRVAGAGTYLDKLTYKRVPAQVVDLELNRYREVAENPLAGRWLAADGSLTLRVDAVRDSRLGFVSGSIVSQSGTHEISGFTDLHASAVDLPLQSVTLVAATAASQVIALSGTLDTLTGRLSVLEMTSAPTAPSTTYCQTQVASTVYNRHTAD, from the coding sequence ATGTCTGCAGTAGGTACCTGGGTAAACGAATACGGCTCGATCATGACCCTAGTGATTGAAGACAATAGATTAAGGGGCGTGTACCAATCGTCGACTGGCTCAGTCGGTACTTATGAAGTGTTCGGTGTGCAGGCCATAGAGGCCGCGACATCATTACAGGGGCAGCCATTGGCATTGGCTATTTCCTGGCATGCATTCGATGAGGCACTCGCTGACCCAAGCTGGCATTGGAGTTCTGGCTTGTGCGGCCAGATCAGTTATCAAGATGGCCAGGAAGTTATGGTATTGGCGCACGCTCTGGTGGCTTCAAGCGATCTTCCGAGGGTGGCAGGCGCGGGGACCTACCTCGATAAACTGACGTACAAACGAGTGCCGGCCCAAGTCGTCGATCTGGAACTCAATCGCTACCGCGAAGTTGCGGAAAATCCCCTGGCGGGTAGGTGGTTGGCTGCTGACGGCAGTCTCACGTTGCGAGTGGACGCGGTTCGCGACAGTAGGCTTGGCTTTGTTTCGGGCAGCATTGTTTCGCAATCCGGCACTCATGAAATCAGCGGTTTCACCGATTTGCATGCGTCAGCTGTCGACCTCCCACTGCAGTCCGTTACCTTGGTCGCCGCTACCGCAGCATCGCAAGTGATCGCTCTGTCGGGCACGCTCGATACGTTGACAGGCCGCCTCAGTGTGTTGGAAATGACCAGCGCACCCACTGCACCCAGTACTACGTATTGCCAGACTCAGGTGGCATCGACGGTTTATAACCGGCATACCGCTGACTGA